Genomic window (Gemmatimonadota bacterium):
CGATCAATTCGTCCGCCGGATCCCCCCTCACGTCGAGACGGCAGCTCTCGCGGCAGATCTCCCAGGTCAACGGCCAAGTGTGAAGCCGATTCAAAATCCGGGAGACGTCCGGAGCATCCAGCTCCAGCTGGATCCGGCCGAGCTGCCGCAGCTTGCAGATCTCCCAACGGACGATGGAGGAGATGCTCCAGACGTCGCTCTCGAGGAGCCGCCGCTCGGCCGGCTTCAAGGTGTCCTGGAGCGCGTACAGCAGGATGTGCGTGTCAAGATTGAGCATCCCACGCCACGCCCGTCGAGAGAATGTCTCCCTTGATTTCGAGCCTGCCCGCGAGAGCGCCGATCAGCTCCCTGGATTCGCTGGAAATCGGAATGAG
Coding sequences:
- a CDS encoding PIN domain-containing protein, with product MLNLDTHILLYALQDTLKPAERRLLESDVWSISSIVRWEICKLRQLGRIQLELDAPDVSRILNRLHTWPLTWEICRESCRLDVRGDPADELIAATSVVHNVPLVTRDRTLRRSKQVPLAKL
- a CDS encoding type II toxin-antitoxin system prevent-host-death family antitoxin, encoding MAKTVGAARFKEQCLSLMDSLDPEGIVITKHGKPVAKLIPISSESRELIGALAGRLEIKGDILSTGVAWDAQS